In the Thauera sedimentorum genome, one interval contains:
- a CDS encoding FeoA family protein — translation MMLKDLAVGDRAKVLGFSETGGSYRRKLLSMGLTPGAEIAVTRVAPMGDPVEIRVRGFALSLRKDEACALSVEKL, via the coding sequence ATGATGCTCAAGGACCTGGCGGTCGGCGACCGCGCCAAGGTGCTCGGTTTTTCGGAAACGGGCGGCTCCTACCGCCGCAAGCTGCTGTCCATGGGCCTCACCCCGGGCGCCGAGATCGCGGTTACCCGGGTGGCGCCGATGGGCGACCCGGTGGAGATCCGGGTGCGCGGCTTCGCGCTGTCGCTGCGCAAGGACGAAGCCTGCGCCCTGTCGGTGGAAAAGCTGTGA
- the thiD gene encoding bifunctional hydroxymethylpyrimidine kinase/phosphomethylpyrimidine kinase, translating to MSASAAQSQIPNVLSIAGIDPSGGAGIYADLKAFAAAGAYGCGVVAALTAQNTQGVAGVHVPPTDFLRLQIDTLFADVAIHATKIGMLGSAEVTAAVADRLAHWQAVNVVLDPVMVAKSGDALLAKSAISMMREALFPQAFMITPNLPEAGVLLESSAPETVKEMYRAAERLRELLPLSSERWVLLKGGHLPGNELTDLLFDGDRMIELPAPRIDTRNTHGTGCTLSSAIAALLPQRQKALHPVEAAVRDARQWLLGAIARAGELAVGSGHGPVHHFHALWPR from the coding sequence ATGAGCGCATCGGCCGCGCAGTCGCAGATACCCAACGTGCTCAGCATCGCCGGCATCGACCCGTCCGGCGGAGCCGGCATCTATGCCGACCTCAAGGCCTTTGCCGCCGCGGGGGCCTATGGCTGCGGCGTGGTCGCCGCGCTCACCGCACAGAATACGCAAGGCGTGGCGGGCGTGCATGTGCCGCCCACCGACTTCCTGCGCCTGCAGATCGACACCCTGTTCGCCGATGTGGCCATCCACGCCACCAAGATCGGCATGCTGGGCAGCGCCGAGGTCACCGCCGCGGTGGCCGACCGCCTGGCCCACTGGCAGGCGGTCAACGTGGTGCTGGACCCGGTGATGGTGGCCAAGAGCGGCGACGCGCTGCTGGCGAAAAGTGCGATCTCGATGATGCGCGAGGCGCTGTTTCCGCAGGCTTTCATGATCACCCCCAACCTGCCCGAAGCCGGCGTGCTGCTGGAGAGCAGCGCCCCGGAGACGGTCAAGGAAATGTATCGCGCCGCCGAGCGCCTGCGTGAACTGCTGCCGCTGTCCTCGGAACGCTGGGTGCTGCTCAAGGGCGGCCACCTGCCGGGCAACGAGCTCACCGACCTGCTGTTCGACGGCGACCGCATGATCGAGCTGCCCGCGCCACGAATCGACACCAGGAACACCCACGGCACCGGCTGCACGCTGAGTTCCGCCATCGCCGCCCTGCTGCCGCAGCGCCAGAAAGCCCTGCACCCGGTGGAAGCCGCGGTGCGCGACGCCCGCCAGTGGCTGCTGGGCGCCATCGCGCGCGCCGGAGAGCTGGCGGTGGGCAGCGGCCACGGCCCGGTGCATCACTTCCACGCGCTGTGGCCGCGCTGA
- a CDS encoding efflux RND transporter periplasmic adaptor subunit, producing the protein MRTASGLVAMAVAALLLGACSPPPVEQAQARAVRVVEQTGAADGGSVRIYAGEVRARHETDVAFRIGGKLVTRTVQVGDRVRRGDVLARLDPQDVRLAAGAAAAQLAAAEADLALARAELARAEELHARAFISASALDGRRSALQAAEAAVRAARAQADSAGNQASYADLLADHDAVVLNTYQEAGAVLAAGQPVLRLARPETREVLIHVPESRIAGLAPGAPAIVRPWARPERSFEAVVRELAPAADAATRSFAVRVSVPQADDSMPLGATASVAFAMKETGGLQLPLSALTQVDGSPAIWLVDTDDRVRPLPVQIDEYREDIVIVRVALPAGARVVAGGVHKLVEGETVRVVSTDAPVRLDARR; encoded by the coding sequence ATGAGGACGGCGTCGGGACTGGTCGCCATGGCCGTCGCAGCGCTGCTGCTGGGCGCTTGCTCGCCGCCACCGGTGGAGCAGGCGCAAGCGCGAGCCGTGCGCGTGGTCGAGCAGACCGGGGCGGCGGATGGTGGTTCCGTGCGCATCTACGCGGGCGAGGTACGGGCGCGCCACGAGACCGACGTGGCTTTCCGCATCGGCGGCAAGCTGGTGACGCGAACGGTGCAGGTCGGCGACAGGGTGCGGCGCGGCGATGTGCTCGCCCGGCTCGATCCGCAGGATGTCAGGCTCGCTGCCGGGGCGGCTGCGGCACAGCTGGCGGCTGCGGAGGCGGATTTGGCGCTGGCGCGTGCGGAGTTGGCCCGCGCCGAGGAACTGCATGCGCGCGCCTTCATCAGCGCCTCGGCGCTGGACGGGCGGCGCTCCGCGCTGCAGGCCGCGGAAGCTGCGGTACGCGCCGCGCGCGCCCAGGCGGACAGCGCGGGCAACCAGGCGTCCTACGCCGACCTCCTGGCCGACCATGATGCGGTGGTGCTGAATACCTACCAGGAGGCCGGTGCCGTGCTGGCGGCGGGGCAGCCGGTGCTGCGCCTGGCGCGCCCGGAAACGCGCGAGGTGCTGATCCACGTGCCGGAGAGCCGGATCGCGGGCTTGGCACCGGGCGCGCCGGCGATCGTGCGCCCCTGGGCGAGGCCGGAGCGCAGTTTCGAGGCGGTGGTGCGGGAGTTGGCCCCGGCGGCCGATGCCGCCACCCGCAGCTTCGCGGTCCGCGTCTCGGTGCCGCAGGCGGATGACAGCATGCCGCTGGGAGCGACCGCCAGTGTGGCCTTCGCGATGAAGGAAACCGGCGGTCTGCAGCTACCCCTGTCGGCGCTCACGCAGGTGGACGGCAGTCCAGCGATCTGGCTTGTCGACACGGACGACCGGGTACGCCCGCTGCCGGTGCAGATCGACGAGTACCGCGAGGACATCGTCATTGTCCGCGTCGCATTGCCGGCCGGCGCCAGGGTAGTGGCCGGTGGCGTGCACAAGCTGGTCGAGGGTGAGACGGTCCGCGTGGTGAGCACGGACGCCCCGGTGCGACTGGATGCCCGCCGATGA
- a CDS encoding FeoA family protein has translation MDLPNCRSNTERSFPLGMAAENSSLRVVAIQGGAGLARRVAEFGLNVGSEITVRQRQGAGLVVARGETRFALGGGMAHKILVCET, from the coding sequence ATGGACCTGCCGAATTGCCGCTCGAACACCGAACGCAGCTTTCCGCTGGGCATGGCTGCGGAGAACAGCAGCTTGCGCGTGGTCGCCATCCAGGGCGGTGCCGGCCTGGCCCGCCGGGTGGCCGAGTTCGGGCTGAACGTTGGCAGCGAGATCACCGTGCGCCAGCGCCAGGGGGCAGGCCTGGTGGTGGCCCGCGGCGAGACGCGCTTTGCGCTCGGCGGCGGCATGGCGCACAAGATCCTGGTGTGTGAAACCTGA
- a CDS encoding TetR/AcrR family transcriptional regulator, with protein MTAAALSLFVEKGFAATRLDEVAARAGVSKGTLYLYFDSKEALFKAVIAEGVVPAIEAGEAMLEQYADDPRALLHEFLYGWWERIGNTELGGIPKLMVSEARNFPDVAAYYHEAVIHRGLKLIRTAVQRGVEMGVFREVNTELIGNVFMAPLLHLAMWRHSFGACCARDLDAGRFLDTWFDLLMHGLGAVRRVDGEKS; from the coding sequence TTGACCGCAGCAGCCTTGTCGCTGTTCGTCGAGAAAGGCTTTGCGGCCACCCGGCTGGACGAGGTGGCGGCGCGGGCCGGGGTGTCCAAGGGCACGCTGTACCTGTACTTCGACAGCAAGGAGGCGCTGTTCAAGGCGGTGATCGCCGAGGGCGTGGTGCCGGCGATCGAAGCAGGCGAAGCCATGCTGGAACAGTATGCCGACGACCCGCGGGCGCTGCTGCACGAGTTCCTTTACGGTTGGTGGGAGCGCATCGGCAATACCGAACTGGGCGGCATCCCCAAGCTGATGGTCTCCGAGGCGCGCAATTTTCCCGATGTGGCCGCCTATTACCACGAAGCGGTGATCCACCGCGGTCTCAAGCTGATCCGCACCGCCGTGCAGCGCGGCGTGGAAATGGGGGTGTTCCGCGAGGTGAACACCGAACTCATCGGCAACGTATTCATGGCGCCCTTGCTGCATCTGGCGATGTGGCGTCATTCCTTCGGTGCGTGCTGTGCGCGTGACCTCGACGCCGGGCGTTTTCTCGACACCTGGTTCGATCTGCTGATGCACGGTCTTGGCGCGGTGCGGCGTGTGGATGGAGAAAAGTCATGA
- the thiC gene encoding phosphomethylpyrimidine synthase ThiC, which translates to MNAKEQFIATQAKVDEAAIAPLPNSRKIYVEGSRPDIRVPMREISQADTPASFGAEPNPPIFVYDCSGPYTDPAAKIDIRSGLPALRAGWIAERGDTEQLADLSSEYGRQRAADPALDELRFPGLHRKPLRAKAGANVTQMHYARRGIITPEMEYIAIRENLRRAEYIESLKNAGPTGQKMAAMLGRQHPGQNFGASIPAEINPEFVRDEVARGRAIIPANINHPETEPMIIGRNFLVKINANIGNSALGSSISEEVDKMTWSIRWGGDTVMDLSTGKNIHETREWIIRNSPVPIGTVPIYQALEKVDGRAEELTWEIFRDTLIEQAEQGVDYFTIHAGVLLRYVPLTANRLTGIVSRGGSIMAKWCLAHHKESFLYTHFEDICEIMKAYDVAFSLGDGLRPGSIYDANDEAQLGELKTLGELTDIAWKHDVQVMIEGPGHVPLHRIKENMDLQLEQCKEAPFYTLGPLTTDIAPGYDHITSGIGAATIGWYGTAMLCYVTPKEHLGLPNKQDVKEGIITYKLAAHAADLAKGHPGAQIRDNALSKARFEFRWEDQFNLGLDPDKAKEFHDETLPKDSAKVAHFCSMCGPHFCSMKITQDVRDFAAQQGIAEEAALEKGMQEKAVEFVRKGVEVYHKA; encoded by the coding sequence ATGAACGCCAAGGAACAATTCATCGCCACGCAGGCCAAGGTGGACGAAGCCGCCATCGCCCCGCTGCCCAACTCGCGCAAGATCTACGTCGAAGGCTCGCGCCCGGACATCCGCGTGCCGATGCGCGAGATCTCGCAGGCCGACACCCCGGCCTCCTTCGGTGCCGAGCCCAACCCGCCGATCTTCGTCTATGACTGTTCCGGCCCCTACACCGACCCGGCAGCGAAGATCGACATCCGCTCCGGCCTGCCCGCGCTGCGCGCCGGCTGGATCGCCGAACGCGGCGACACCGAACAACTCGCCGACCTGTCCTCCGAGTACGGCCGCCAGCGCGCCGCGGACCCGGCACTGGACGAACTGCGCTTCCCCGGCCTGCATCGCAAGCCGCTGCGCGCCAAGGCTGGCGCCAACGTCACCCAGATGCACTACGCCCGGCGCGGCATCATCACCCCGGAGATGGAATACATCGCCATCCGCGAGAACCTGCGCCGCGCGGAATACATCGAGTCGCTGAAGAACGCCGGCCCCACCGGGCAGAAGATGGCCGCCATGCTCGGCCGCCAGCACCCGGGGCAGAACTTCGGCGCCAGCATCCCGGCCGAGATCAACCCCGAGTTCGTGCGCGACGAAGTCGCCCGCGGCCGCGCCATCATCCCGGCCAACATCAACCACCCGGAAACCGAGCCGATGATCATCGGGCGCAACTTCCTGGTGAAGATCAACGCCAACATCGGCAACTCGGCGCTGGGCTCCTCGATCAGCGAGGAAGTGGACAAGATGACCTGGTCCATCCGCTGGGGCGGCGACACGGTGATGGACCTGTCCACCGGCAAGAACATCCACGAGACGCGCGAGTGGATCATCCGCAACTCGCCGGTGCCGATCGGCACCGTGCCGATCTACCAGGCGCTGGAGAAGGTCGACGGCCGCGCCGAGGAACTCACCTGGGAGATCTTCCGCGACACCCTGATCGAGCAGGCCGAGCAGGGCGTGGACTACTTCACCATCCACGCCGGCGTGCTGCTGCGCTACGTCCCGCTCACCGCCAACCGCCTCACCGGCATCGTCTCGCGCGGCGGCTCCATCATGGCCAAGTGGTGCCTGGCGCATCACAAGGAAAGCTTCCTCTACACCCACTTCGAAGACATCTGCGAAATCATGAAGGCCTACGACGTGGCCTTCTCGCTGGGTGACGGCCTGCGCCCCGGCTCCATCTACGACGCCAATGACGAAGCCCAGCTCGGCGAACTCAAGACCCTGGGCGAACTCACCGACATCGCCTGGAAGCACGACGTGCAGGTGATGATCGAAGGCCCGGGCCATGTGCCGCTGCACAGGATCAAGGAGAACATGGATCTCCAGCTCGAGCAGTGCAAGGAAGCACCCTTCTACACTCTGGGACCGCTGACCACCGACATCGCCCCGGGCTACGACCACATCACCAGCGGCATCGGCGCGGCGACCATCGGCTGGTACGGCACCGCGATGCTGTGCTACGTGACGCCCAAGGAGCACCTCGGCCTGCCCAACAAGCAGGACGTCAAGGAAGGCATCATCACCTACAAGCTGGCCGCCCACGCCGCCGATCTGGCCAAGGGCCACCCGGGCGCGCAGATCCGCGACAACGCGCTGTCCAAGGCGCGCTTCGAGTTCCGCTGGGAAGACCAGTTCAACCTCGGCCTCGATCCGGACAAGGCCAAGGAATTCCACGACGAGACCCTGCCCAAGGACTCCGCCAAGGTCGCCCACTTCTGCTCGATGTGCGGCCCGCACTTCTGCTCGATGAAGATCACCCAGGACGTGCGCGACTTCGCCGCCCAGCAAGGCATCGCCGAGGAGGCCGCGCTGGAGAAGGGCATGCAGGAGAAGGCGGTGGAGTTCGTGCGCAAGGGCGTCGAGGTCTACCACAAGGCCTGA
- the feoB gene encoding Fe(2+) transporter permease subunit FeoB, whose translation MSGRFTIALVGNPNCGKTTLFNALTGSRQRVGNWPGVTVEKKTGEYRHEGGQVEVVDLPGTYSLDVVDQEVSLDEKVARDFVHAGGADLVVNIVDAANLERNLYLTSQLAEMRVPLLVVLNMVDVAEARGMRIDADALAARLGCPVVPLVATDARGIPALRAAIGQAAGARRPAGIDVRYERSLEDAIAALMPRIEAAATGCAPRWLAVRLLEGDDLARREGGIALAAEAEALSAQLGGDLDIAVADARYSLANAIAGETVSIEGQASAHITDRIDRVVLNRMLGIPIFLAMMYLLFMFTINIGGAFIDFFDLLAGALFVDGVNDLLVGIGSPEWLNVLLAGGIGGGIQTVATFIPVIGFLYLFLSILEDSGYMARAAFVMDRFMRWVGLPGKSFVPLIVGFGCNVPAIMATRTLEHRRDRLMTIAMAPFMSCGARLPVYVLFAAAFFPEGAQNVVFGLYLIGIAAAVATGLVLKNTLLKGEATPFIMELPPYHLPSFRSVLFHTWDRLRSFIVRAGRVIVPMVLVLNFLNAVGTDGSYGNEDSDKSLLAEIGRSIAPAFSPLGLDEDNWPAAVGIFTGVLAKEAVVGTLDAAYTALAASDAGEPGEEAAFDLGTAVAEAFATIPANLVDALGTWADPLGLGVGELSDQAAVAEEQEVSTGTFGAMAARFDGAAGAFAYLLFILLYFPCTAATAAVYQESGARWTVFVASWTTGLGYGLATLYYQAATFARDPAHALVWIAVVLAAFATVLLWLRRLGRHEDAAGLGLVQSAQNA comes from the coding sequence ATGAGCGGGCGCTTCACCATTGCCCTGGTGGGCAATCCGAACTGCGGCAAGACCACCCTGTTCAACGCGCTCACCGGCTCCCGTCAGCGCGTGGGCAACTGGCCCGGCGTGACCGTCGAGAAGAAGACCGGCGAATACCGCCACGAAGGCGGCCAGGTCGAGGTGGTGGACCTGCCCGGCACCTATTCGCTGGACGTGGTCGACCAGGAGGTCTCGCTCGACGAGAAGGTCGCGCGCGACTTCGTGCATGCCGGCGGCGCCGATCTGGTGGTCAACATCGTCGACGCCGCCAACCTCGAGCGCAACCTCTATCTCACCAGCCAGCTGGCCGAGATGCGCGTGCCGCTGCTGGTGGTGCTCAACATGGTGGACGTGGCCGAAGCCAGGGGCATGCGCATCGACGCCGATGCGCTGGCGGCCCGCCTGGGCTGCCCGGTCGTGCCCCTGGTGGCCACCGACGCGCGCGGCATCCCGGCGCTGCGCGCGGCCATCGGCCAGGCTGCCGGCGCGCGCCGCCCGGCCGGCATCGACGTGCGCTACGAGCGCAGCCTGGAAGACGCCATCGCGGCCCTGATGCCGCGCATCGAGGCGGCCGCCACCGGCTGCGCGCCGCGCTGGCTCGCGGTGCGCCTGCTCGAAGGCGACGACCTCGCCCGCCGCGAAGGCGGCATTGCGCTCGCCGCCGAAGCCGAAGCCCTGTCCGCACAGCTCGGCGGCGATCTCGACATCGCCGTGGCCGACGCCCGCTACAGTCTGGCCAATGCCATCGCCGGCGAGACGGTCAGCATCGAAGGACAAGCGAGCGCACACATCACCGACCGCATCGACCGCGTGGTGCTCAACCGCATGCTGGGCATCCCGATCTTTCTGGCGATGATGTACCTGCTGTTCATGTTCACCATCAACATCGGCGGCGCCTTCATCGATTTCTTCGACCTGCTCGCCGGTGCGCTGTTCGTCGACGGCGTCAACGATCTGCTGGTCGGCATCGGCTCCCCGGAATGGCTCAACGTGCTGCTGGCCGGCGGCATCGGCGGCGGTATCCAGACCGTGGCCACCTTCATCCCGGTGATCGGTTTCCTCTATCTCTTCCTGTCCATCCTCGAGGACTCCGGCTACATGGCGCGCGCGGCCTTCGTCATGGACCGTTTCATGCGCTGGGTGGGCCTGCCGGGCAAGAGCTTCGTGCCGCTGATCGTCGGCTTCGGCTGCAACGTGCCGGCGATCATGGCCACCCGCACGCTGGAACACCGCCGCGACCGGCTGATGACCATCGCCATGGCACCCTTCATGTCCTGCGGGGCGCGCCTGCCGGTGTATGTACTGTTCGCCGCGGCCTTCTTTCCGGAAGGGGCGCAGAACGTGGTCTTCGGCCTCTACCTGATCGGCATTGCCGCTGCAGTGGCAACCGGTCTGGTGCTCAAGAACACCCTGCTCAAGGGCGAAGCCACGCCCTTCATCATGGAACTGCCGCCCTACCACCTGCCGTCCTTCCGCAGCGTGCTGTTCCACACCTGGGACCGCCTCAGGAGCTTCATCGTCCGCGCCGGCCGGGTGATCGTGCCGATGGTGCTGGTGCTCAACTTCCTCAACGCGGTCGGCACCGACGGCAGCTACGGCAACGAGGACAGCGACAAGTCCCTGCTGGCGGAGATTGGCCGCAGCATTGCCCCCGCCTTCTCGCCGCTGGGCCTGGACGAGGACAACTGGCCCGCCGCGGTGGGCATCTTTACCGGCGTACTGGCCAAGGAAGCGGTGGTCGGCACGCTCGACGCTGCCTACACCGCGCTCGCCGCCAGCGACGCGGGCGAGCCCGGAGAGGAAGCGGCCTTCGACCTGGGCACCGCGGTCGCGGAAGCCTTCGCGACCATCCCGGCCAATCTCGTCGATGCGCTCGGCACCTGGGCCGATCCGCTGGGCCTGGGCGTCGGCGAACTCAGCGACCAGGCCGCGGTGGCCGAGGAACAGGAAGTATCCACCGGCACCTTCGGCGCCATGGCGGCGCGCTTCGACGGTGCTGCCGGCGCCTTCGCCTACCTGCTCTTCATCCTTCTGTACTTCCCCTGCACCGCGGCGACCGCTGCGGTGTACCAGGAGTCCGGCGCGCGCTGGACGGTGTTCGTGGCCAGCTGGACCACCGGCCTGGGCTACGGGCTGGCGACCCTCTACTACCAGGCCGCGACCTTTGCACGCGACCCGGCCCACGCCCTCGTGTGGATCGCGGTGGTGCTCGCCGCCTTCGCCACCGTGCTGCTGTGGCTGCGCCGCCTTGGCCGCCACGAGGACGCTGCCGGGCTCGGGCTCGTCCAGTCGGCGCAGAACGCCTGA
- a CDS encoding FeoC-like transcriptional regulator has product MILGRLSQYLSERHRASLADMALGLAASPEAVEAMLATLERKGRVRRLPAGSSCGKTCGKCDPRATQIYEWCGGMGEGSGAGR; this is encoded by the coding sequence ATGATTCTCGGCCGATTGTCCCAGTACCTGAGCGAACGGCACCGGGCGAGCCTCGCCGACATGGCCCTCGGCCTGGCGGCCTCGCCCGAGGCGGTCGAGGCGATGCTCGCCACCCTGGAGCGCAAGGGCCGGGTGCGCCGCCTGCCGGCCGGTTCGTCCTGCGGCAAGACCTGCGGCAAGTGCGACCCGCGCGCGACGCAGATCTACGAATGGTGCGGCGGCATGGGGGAAGGCAGCGGCGCCGGCCGCTGA
- a CDS encoding PLP-dependent aminotransferase family protein has translation MLQLSLEHGQPTPLVEQIVGGIRNQIEDRILRPGMRVPPIRRLAETQGVSRFTVVEAYDRLVALGYLRSRRGSGFYVAPRHERSESRLPAPVDRAVDVAWLMRQALDDSPGQLKAGAGWLPCEWLDAEGLRRHLRAVSRRPDARLTAYGTAQGYLPLRQQLQVKLAEFGIGAPPEQIVLTEGATRALDIVARHLIKPGDTVLVDDPGYFNFFGNLRLQGAKLIGVPRAADGPDVAEMEALLAHHRPKVFFTHSVLHNPTGANLSPAKAFRILQLAEKHDFYIIEDDTYADFHPHTTTRLANLDQLNRVIFIGSFSKTLSGSLRVGFLAARPDLAAEFTDVKTLTSVSSSEFNEQLIYQMLTDGHYRKYVERLQGRLAQATEASLRMLERVGFEVFHEPKGGVFLWARPPGIDDAAALATRAAKAGIMLAPGKVFRPQMQASPWLRLNVAFAPHPRLERFLAEAG, from the coding sequence ATGCTGCAACTCAGCCTGGAACACGGCCAGCCCACCCCGCTGGTCGAACAGATCGTCGGCGGCATCCGCAACCAGATCGAGGACCGCATCCTGCGCCCGGGCATGCGCGTGCCGCCGATCCGCCGGCTGGCGGAAACCCAGGGGGTGAGCCGCTTCACCGTGGTGGAGGCATACGACCGGCTGGTGGCGCTGGGCTACCTGCGTTCGCGGCGCGGTTCGGGCTTCTACGTGGCACCGCGTCACGAACGCAGCGAAAGCCGCCTGCCCGCGCCGGTGGATCGCGCTGTGGACGTGGCCTGGCTGATGCGCCAGGCGCTGGACGACAGTCCCGGCCAGTTGAAGGCCGGCGCCGGCTGGCTGCCCTGCGAATGGCTGGACGCGGAAGGCCTGCGCCGCCACCTGCGTGCGGTGTCGCGCCGCCCGGACGCGCGGCTCACCGCCTACGGCACCGCGCAGGGCTATCTGCCCTTGCGCCAGCAACTGCAGGTGAAGCTGGCCGAGTTCGGCATCGGCGCCCCGCCCGAGCAGATCGTGCTGACCGAGGGCGCCACCCGCGCACTCGACATCGTCGCCCGCCACCTGATCAAGCCGGGCGACACGGTGCTGGTGGACGACCCCGGTTACTTCAACTTCTTCGGCAACCTGCGCCTGCAGGGCGCCAAGCTGATCGGCGTGCCGCGCGCCGCCGACGGCCCGGACGTGGCCGAGATGGAAGCCTTGCTGGCCCATCACCGGCCCAAGGTGTTCTTCACCCACTCGGTGCTGCACAACCCGACCGGGGCCAACCTCTCGCCGGCCAAGGCCTTCCGCATCCTGCAACTGGCCGAGAAGCACGACTTCTACATCATCGAGGACGACACCTACGCCGACTTCCACCCGCACACCACCACCCGCCTGGCCAACCTGGACCAGTTGAACCGGGTGATCTTCATCGGCAGCTTCTCCAAGACGCTGTCGGGCAGCCTGCGGGTCGGTTTCCTCGCCGCGCGGCCGGACCTGGCCGCCGAGTTCACCGACGTGAAGACGCTCACCAGCGTCAGTTCGTCGGAGTTCAACGAGCAGCTGATCTACCAGATGCTCACCGACGGCCACTACCGCAAGTACGTGGAGCGCCTGCAGGGGCGTCTCGCGCAGGCCACCGAAGCGAGCCTGCGCATGCTCGAGCGCGTCGGCTTCGAGGTATTCCACGAACCCAAGGGCGGCGTCTTCCTGTGGGCACGCCCGCCTGGCATCGACGACGCGGCCGCCCTCGCCACCCGCGCCGCCAAGGCCGGCATCATGCTGGCACCGGGCAAGGTTTTCCGCCCGCAGATGCAGGCCAGCCCGTGGCTGCGGCTCAATGTCGCCTTCGCCCCCCACCCTCGCCTGGAACGCTTCCTGGCCGAAGCAGGCTAG
- a CDS encoding carbonic anhydrase, producing MIPATAMNCPLPRPVLAPLVLAIGVFFAIPQALADEWAVVMRDAERRVEIDRATIIQSDGGTKVAWGRVVMSPAEATKVGYTTVKALNRYDCMNRGFFTIKRVYLDAENLVLREETVVDQNTVMVARNSVDERMWREVCRPPSVQDLAKVAEQADRAATAASPPARTAERKPAPGAEAQPAAKPRTQAAPEQGGAEVRQADLKPDDNGVDVIERTIGSRMPEAVTPAAAPMPAQRALPTPPPPTRVAAAAATARSTSRASAPARPSAASAPAAWTYEGATGPEVWGRMRPEWAACAEGRRQSPIDLRDGIGVELEAPVFDFRETRFRVSDTGKTLAVRVGEGMGMEVRGARYGLESFAFHRPSEIRIDGRASDMAVHFALRTLEGQRAVLVVQLERSERANPVLQAVLNNLPLERGGHYMPAEPIDLGALLPPDGGHYLFMGSLSEPPCSEGVLWVVMKQPQPVSDAQLAIFTRLYGRNARPVQPVNDRLVLESR from the coding sequence ATGATTCCGGCGACCGCGATGAACTGCCCGCTTCCAAGACCTGTCCTTGCCCCGCTCGTGCTGGCGATTGGTGTTTTTTTCGCGATACCGCAGGCGCTTGCCGACGAGTGGGCGGTGGTGATGCGCGATGCCGAGCGCCGGGTGGAGATCGACCGCGCCACCATCATCCAGTCCGACGGCGGCACCAAGGTGGCCTGGGGGCGGGTGGTGATGTCGCCGGCCGAGGCCACCAAGGTGGGCTACACCACGGTGAAGGCGCTCAACCGCTACGACTGCATGAACCGTGGTTTCTTCACCATCAAGCGGGTCTATCTCGACGCGGAGAACCTGGTGCTGCGCGAGGAGACCGTGGTGGACCAGAACACCGTGATGGTGGCGCGCAACAGTGTGGACGAACGCATGTGGCGCGAGGTCTGCCGTCCGCCGAGCGTGCAGGATCTCGCCAAGGTGGCCGAGCAGGCCGACCGTGCGGCGACCGCGGCGTCGCCGCCCGCGCGGACGGCAGAACGCAAGCCGGCGCCCGGTGCCGAAGCGCAGCCGGCCGCGAAGCCACGCACGCAGGCTGCGCCCGAACAGGGCGGAGCCGAGGTGCGTCAGGCCGATCTCAAGCCGGACGACAATGGCGTGGACGTGATCGAGCGAACCATCGGCAGCCGCATGCCCGAAGCCGTCACACCCGCCGCGGCGCCCATGCCGGCGCAGCGCGCCCTGCCCACGCCGCCGCCGCCGACCCGTGTTGCGGCGGCGGCCGCAACGGCGCGGAGTACCTCGCGGGCCTCGGCTCCGGCCAGGCCGTCTGCTGCGTCCGCCCCGGCGGCCTGGACCTACGAGGGCGCCACCGGACCGGAGGTCTGGGGGCGGATGCGGCCCGAATGGGCGGCCTGCGCCGAAGGGCGCCGCCAGTCGCCGATCGACCTGCGCGACGGCATCGGCGTGGAGCTCGAGGCGCCGGTCTTCGATTTCCGCGAGACGCGCTTCCGCGTGTCGGATACCGGGAAGACGCTCGCGGTGCGGGTGGGCGAAGGCATGGGCATGGAGGTGCGCGGTGCGCGCTACGGCCTGGAGAGCTTCGCGTTCCACCGCCCGTCGGAGATCCGCATCGACGGGCGCGCCAGCGACATGGCGGTGCATTTCGCCCTGCGCACGCTGGAGGGCCAGCGCGCCGTGCTGGTCGTGCAGCTGGAGCGCAGCGAAAGGGCCAATCCGGTGCTGCAGGCGGTGCTCAACAATCTGCCGCTCGAGCGCGGCGGGCACTACATGCCGGCGGAGCCCATCGACCTCGGCGCCTTGCTGCCGCCGGATGGCGGCCACTACCTGTTCATGGGCTCGCTCAGCGAGCCGCCGTGCTCCGAAGGGGTGCTGTGGGTGGTGATGAAGCAGCCGCAGCCGGTGTCCGATGCGCAATTGGCGATCTTCACCCGCCTGTACGGGCGCAACGCCCGCCCGGTGCAGCCGGTCAATGACCGGCTGGTGCTGGAGTCGCGCTGA